The Mangrovibacillus cuniculi sequence TGTGTAATGAGGAATGTCTCCTCTTTTGACAAGAGAAAAGTAGAGACCAATCCATCTCCTGTACGTTTTAACTGCTCGCTCATTTCATACAGTTCAATCAACACTTCTTCCTCTACATTTGTAACTGTTACGACTGTATATAATTTACCTTGGGCATAATAACTATCATAACCTTTTGTTTGTAGCTTTCCTTCTGGTTTAACATCGTAATAATTTGTTAAAATGGACTCATACATCATATCGCCCCTTTCTACATAAGCAAAGACCAGTTCGTCATCTCTTCATTCTAAAGTATGATGGATAGCATACAATAATGAGTAACACACTTGATTACAAAGTAAATCCTATTTAGGTAAGACTATATGAAGGAGTGTACACATATGACTGAGCGTAAAATGTCGCAATTAGAAACTGTAGCAAGAGAAATGTTATTATCTAGAGGAGTAACGATTGATGATATAGGTGAATTAGTAATGTACCTTCAGAAAAAATATCATCCGTCGTTATCTATGGAAGAGTGTGTAGAAAACGTTCATAGAGTGTTAACGAAAAGAGAAGTCCAAAATGCATTAATTACTGGAATTCAATTAGATATATTAGCAGAAAAGAAAATGTTAGAATCTCCTCTTCAAGAAATTATTGAGCGAGACGAAGGTCTTTATGGGGTAGATGAAATTCTTGCACTTTCCATTGTAAACGTTTACGGTTCGATTGGATTTACGAATTATGGATATATCGATAAACAAAAACCTGGAATCCTTTTAAATTTAAACGATAAAAATTCAGGTGAATGCCATACTTTCTTAGATGACATTGTAGGAGCAATCGCGGCGGCAGCGTCTAGTAGATTAGCGCATCGTCATCAGCATGAGGAAAATGAATAAAGAAAAGCGATAGTTGCACAAGTACTTAAACATAATTGAATAGGAAAATCACAACAGGTACATTCAATAAGACGAATGTACCTGTTTTAGCATTACTAATTAATTTTAAAGCTATAACATTGCAGAAATTATGCTTTCTCATGATTGAATTTTGGGATTGCAGCGGAAATCCCTGTGCAGTCACTATTGTCTTTTGCCCGAGCTTAATTTACAGTTCCCACTCCGATAAACATGAAATAGCAAACGTAGGCTGCACCGAACGCGTACGCAAGTTATCTGGAGAAGTAACTCCAGTATGAACCATCAACGTATCAATCCCTGCTTTAATACCTGCCATAATATCTGTATCGTAGTTATCTCCTACCATTACTACTTCTTCTTTTGGAAGTCCTAGTTTCGCTAGTGCTTGTTCCATAATAATGGCTTCTGGCTTACCAATGAAGATTGGCTGAACTTGTGTAGAAACAGAAACAACCGATGTTAAGGAACCGTTACCTGGTAACAACCCTCGCTCTGTTGGAATGGCAATATCTCCATTTGTAGAAATAAATGTAGCACCTGCACGAACTCCTAAACAAGCTTTTGCTAGTTTTTCGTAATTGATGGAACGATCAATTCCCACTACCACGAAATCTGGCGTTTCTTCTTCTACTAACGTGAAGCCAACTTCTTCTAAACTACTCCTAATTCCCTCTTCCCCAATTACATAAGCTTTATCACCTTTGTTTAGTGATTTCATATATGATGCGGTAGCTTGAGAAGTGGTAAAAACATGTTCTTCTGTAGCGTGAATGCCGAAGTTCGCTAACTTATCAGCCACTTGAGCTGGTCTTCTAGAAGAGTTATTCGTCACAAATAAATAAGGAATATTCTTTTCTTTTAGTCTGCCAACAAACTCAACTGCTTCTCTAATACTTTCTGTACCGCGATACATCGTTCCATCTAAATCAATTAAATACCCTTTATAATCCTTCATAGTTTACTCCTTTATTTCTAATGGGGTAAATGCTGTTACTGGCCCCAATTCATTTTCTAAATAAGTCCTTACACTTGTTGCAAATTGTTTTCCGCTTGCTAAACTCGTTAATACTACATGCTCAATTGCTTCTATATCTACATTCCAATAATCATTTACAACGTTTTTTCGCAACCCAATAATTGTTTTTAACGGCAGTTCCATGTCTTTTGTGATAACACGCTCATCTAACATAATATCAATAATGTCCTCATAACTTCCAGGATCACGCATGATAAATCCATCAATCATTGCATTACCAATATCTAAAATCGCTTCAATAATTGTATGTATTGATCTCTCAACTGCTCGTTCTACCAATTTATTTTCAGTAAAACTATTTATTGTGTGTAAGAAATCACATTCATTTTCAAGAAAAGAAACCCTTTTTTCCATTAGTTCACGGTCAACAAAGTACATCTTACTCCCCTTGCTTATATCTTCGAGTTTAGTGTACCACATTCCGCATTTCTACATAACGATGAGCAAGAATTTTGTCGCTACATGTTATACTGGATATAGCATTCACTGAGGAGGAAGAAAAATGTCTGAACGTTTCTTTTTATATGATGATGTAGAAACATCTAAAACACGGTTCGTTAGTTTTATGGGGGAGCATCATCGTTATGATTTAGCGATTACTCAAACGGATCGCCATTACGGGAAACAGCTTGTCCTTGATATGCAAGGAAGTCGCTTCGCCATTTTGGGACAAGACGATTTAAAAGAGGAAGGTTATATTGCTCATGTCTTTAAGTTATCGGAGGAAGAAGCAGACGAGTTAACGGAATTCTTGCAAGAAATCCTTTAATTTTGGGGAATGTATGTGTAGGAGGCGATTTTATGTCAAAGAACAATCAAGACAAAGAAGACATCCCTTACACAGACTTCTCTAATGTAGAAACAGGTAGAAATTTCATTTTACCTGAGACATTACCTGAAGGACCTT is a genomic window containing:
- the hepT gene encoding type VII toxin-antitoxin system HepT family RNase toxin; this translates as MYFVDRELMEKRVSFLENECDFLHTINSFTENKLVERAVERSIHTIIEAILDIGNAMIDGFIMRDPGSYEDIIDIMLDERVITKDMELPLKTIIGLRKNVVNDYWNVDIEAIEHVVLTSLASGKQFATSVRTYLENELGPVTAFTPLEIKE
- a CDS encoding TIGR01457 family HAD-type hydrolase, producing the protein MKDYKGYLIDLDGTMYRGTESIREAVEFVGRLKEKNIPYLFVTNNSSRRPAQVADKLANFGIHATEEHVFTTSQATASYMKSLNKGDKAYVIGEEGIRSSLEEVGFTLVEEETPDFVVVGIDRSINYEKLAKACLGVRAGATFISTNGDIAIPTERGLLPGNGSLTSVVSVSTQVQPIFIGKPEAIIMEQALAKLGLPKEEVVMVGDNYDTDIMAGIKAGIDTLMVHTGVTSPDNLRTRSVQPTFAISCLSEWEL
- a CDS encoding phosphatidylglycerophosphatase A, translated to MTERKMSQLETVAREMLLSRGVTIDDIGELVMYLQKKYHPSLSMEECVENVHRVLTKREVQNALITGIQLDILAEKKMLESPLQEIIERDEGLYGVDEILALSIVNVYGSIGFTNYGYIDKQKPGILLNLNDKNSGECHTFLDDIVGAIAAAASSRLAHRHQHEENE
- a CDS encoding DUF3055 domain-containing protein; this encodes MSERFFLYDDVETSKTRFVSFMGEHHRYDLAITQTDRHYGKQLVLDMQGSRFAILGQDDLKEEGYIAHVFKLSEEEADELTEFLQEIL